In one Asterias amurensis chromosome 9, ASM3211899v1 genomic region, the following are encoded:
- the LOC139942032 gene encoding uncharacterized protein isoform X1 produces the protein MDRRSILARFVEVTGAEPGLAQDLLAGKQWNLVAAMEDYMQLTSNNAPASSRITPQKPSAATLQHTAQTAPIGHQPNQQEQAPQRKLGHQPLAPLPELQVVHPMTSSTVSNNSVGSLSSSSSSSAGRDTEDSSRPSSELKLFIPKAGEKDAPRSPGLNKKLQRGISRANCALVDFSRKKVTEDEHDHSHFLVDTPMYTFILPDLAMFPADFRAFMEKDLLEMATMANLEHAGRLNWWADCQACSRLWPMATTGDGNCLLHAASLGMWGFHDRQLTLRKALYLFLTENPHSQRMEKLKRRWRWQQTEVNNKSGLVFSEAEWEEEWKALLRLASAEPRTPLSGSTSRSSLPTLSEEKPPTPTDLGEELTYESLEEFHVFVLAHILRRPIIIVSDTMLRDANGEAFAPISFGGIYLPLENPYRRDCEISPLVLTFDTAHFSALVPMEQDVVDYEGQEENQSSLPVVIPITDCDHKLLTVQFAVDPGPAWQWSSKPSSHAEKTYTLSASDKLRLLDKYMNLVKIPIKNKWGEDSSEQSSPRSSPRSSNGLKIPSSSQIRQGSFGRKLKHFTKLEKSKNGSSSAGVRNSSGPVSLAELEDPSIIVGARLNERRHQLQDEMIKNYIDKAKERFEEECQSKTLQREEDRQRRENLTGSHQNTRVSPPADWNESYSNSREAYHSNPAPQTLSQNYPRQNQGYVNRQPSPEPIRRSNPQPTHLNSYQTPLTQTMSNPVPQSHRAQHPQYHPPVTNSTSFQVRPLGYQQGYQQGYQMDAPVESTVLVNKVNVMPQRQVPINRQQGFEERSGGVTRITQGIQQRQPTSVYQQSPPQQPTMLPLVARSAQVVSQQPYHSTTMASLSLQPTPTGSRSPQSPNSPQLPRSPQLPRSPQSPQRPLSAHVPQSSQAPSLLPPSKDSPKLAKKDTGKKSKGLFGTTGKSKSKGTRPCKNKGCDFYGTESTDYLCSQCYDVKKNLKPGRK, from the exons GGAAGCAATGGAATCTTGTTGCAGCCATGGAGGACTACATGCAACTAACAAGCAACAACGCCCCAGCATCTTCCAGGATCACTCCTCAAAAGCCTTCTGCTGCTACCCTACAACACACTGCACAAACAGCTCCTATCGGCCACCAACCCAACCAACAG GAGCAAGCACCACAGAGGAAGTTGGGGCATCAACCATTGGCACCCCTCCCCGAGCTACAAGTGGTACATCCCATGACTTCCTCTACAGTGAGTAATAACAGTGTCGGGTCATTATCCAGTAGTAGCAGCTCGTCTGCAGGAAGGGACACTGAAGACTCGTCGCGCCCGTCGTCAGAACTAAAGTTGTTCATCCCGAAAGCCGGCGAGAAGGATGCGCCGAGGTCACCTGGTC TAAACAAGAAGCTCCAGCGTGGCATCTCAAGGGCCAACTGTGCCCTGGTGGACTTTAGTAGGAAGAAAGTGACTGAAGACGAGCACGACCACTCCCATTTCTTAGTGGACACACCCATGTATACCTTCATCTTACCCGATCTGGCCATGTTCCCTGCGGACTTCAGGGCTTTCATGGAGAAGGATCTACTAGAAATGGCCACAATGGCAAACCTAGAACATGCAG GTCGCTTGAACTGGTGGGCAGACTGCCAGGCCTGCAGCCGTCTCTGGCCAATGGCAACCACAGGGGATGGGAACTGTCTACTTCATGCTGCATCACTTG GTATGTGGGGATTCCATGACAGGCAGTTAACACTCCGTAAGGCCTTGTACCTATTCCTGACAGAGAACCCTCATAGTCAACGAATGGAGAAACTGAAGAGACGATGGCGATGGCAACAGACAGAGGTCAATAATAAG tCTGGTCTTGTATTCTCTGAAGCTGAATGGGAGGAGGAATGGAAAGCTTTACTGCGACTAGCCTCGGCTGAACCTAGAACACCGTTATCCGGTAGCACAAG CAGGAGCTCCTTACCAACGCTGTCCGAAGAGAAGCCCCCCACACCCACAGACCTTGGCGAGGAACTGACCTACGAAAGCCTGGAAGAGTTCCACGTCTTTGTACTGGCACACATCCTCCGCCGGCCCATCATCATCGTCTCGGACACCATGCTGAGGGACGCAAACGGTGAAGCCTTCGCGCCAATCTCCTTCGGTGGGATCTATCTACCACTGGAGAATCCCTACAGAAGAGACTGTGAGATATCGCCGCTGGTCCTGACCTTTGACACGGCACATTTTTCTGCACTGGTCCCCATGGAACAAGATGTGGTTGACTATGAGGGGCAAGAGGAGAACCAGTCTTCACTTCCAG tTGTGATTCCAATCACAGACTGCGATCACAAGTTGCTCACCGTGCAGTTTGCAGTGGATCCCGGCCCAGCATGGCAATGGAGTAGCAAACCCAGCAGCCACGCAGAGAAGACCTACACTCTAAGTGCCTCAGATAAGCTCAGGCTCCTGGACAAGTACATGAATCTAGTCAAGATACCCATCAAAAATAAATGGGGAGAAGATTCATCGGAGCAGTCTTCTCCGAGGTCTTCCCCGAGGTCTTCCAACGGTCTAAAGATCCCTAGCTCCAGCCAGATCCGGCAGGGATCATTCGGCAGGAAACTGAAACACTTTACAAAACTTGAAAAGAGTAAGAATGGAAGCTCCTCTGCGGGGGTTAGGAACAGCAGTGGGCCTGTATCCCTGGCTGAGCTTGAAGACCCTAGCATTATTGTTGGGGCGAGGTTGAACGAACGGCGTCATCAACTACAAGACGAGATGATTAAGAATTACATTGACAAGGCTAAGGAGCGATTTGAAGAGGAATGCCAATCGAAGACACTGCAGAGAGAAGAGGACCGACAAAGGCGTGAAAACCTCACAGGCTCTCATCAGAACACCCGTGTATCGCCTCCTGCTGATTGGAATGAGTCTTACTCTAACAGCAGAGAAGCTTATCATAGTAACCCAGCACCCCAGACGCTGTCCCAAAACTACCCAAGGCAGAACCAGGGTTACGTGAATAGGCAACCGAGCCCTGAGCCTATCCGACGATCCAACCCACAGCCAACCCATCTGAATAGTTACCAGACTCCCTTGACACAGACAATGAGTAATCCTGTGCCACAGTCACACAGGGCTCAACATCCACAGTACCATCCGCCTGTAaccaactcaacaagcttccagGTTAGACCGTTGGGATACCAGCAAGGCTACCAGCAAGGCTACCAGATGGACGCCCCGGTTGAGTCAACAGTGCTAGTTAATAAGGTAAATGTCATGCCACAACGTCAAGTCCCGATCAACAGGCAACAAGGGTTTGAGGAAAGATCTGGTGGCGTGACACGCATCACACAGGGTATTCAGCAACGTCAGCCTACAAGCGTGTACCAGCAATCACCACCACAACAACCCACTATGCTACCACTGGTCGCTAGATCCGCCCAGGTGGTGTCGCAGCAACCTTATCACTCTACCACTATGGCGTCGCTGTCGCTGCAACCCACACCAACTGGTTCAAGGTCGCCCCAATCGCCCAATTCACCCCAGTTGCCCCGTTCACCCCAGTTGCCCCGTTCACCCCAGTCGCCCCAGAGACCCCTCTCCGCTCATGTGCCTCAATCCAGTCAAGCCCCCTCTTTGCTTCCTCCATCAAAGGACTCCCCAAAGCTGGCTAAAAAGGATACCGGCAAAAAGTCAAAGGGACTCTTTGGAACAACAGGTAAAAGTAAGTCAAAGGGTACAAGGCCCTGCAAGAATAAAGGCTGTGATTTCTATGGTACAGAAAGCACTGACTATCTTTGTTCCCAGTGTTATGATGTTAAGAAGAATTTAAAACCTGGCAGGAAATGA
- the LOC139942032 gene encoding uncharacterized protein isoform X2: MDRRSILARFVEVTGAEPGLAQDLLAGKQWNLVAAMEDYMQLTSNNAPASSRITPQKPSAATLQHTAQTAPIGHQPNQQEQAPQRKLGHQPLAPLPELQVVHPMTSSTVSNNSVGSLSSSSSSSAGRDTEDSSRPSSELKLFIPKAGEKDAPRSPGLNKKLQRGISRANCALVDFSRKKVTEDEHDHSHFLVDTPMYTFILPDLAMFPADFRAFMEKDLLEMATMANLEHAGRLNWWADCQACSRLWPMATTGDGNCLLHAASLGMWGFHDRQLTLRKALYLFLTENPHSQRMEKLKRRWRWQQTEVNNKSGLVFSEAEWEEEWKALLRLASAEPRTPLSGSTRSSLPTLSEEKPPTPTDLGEELTYESLEEFHVFVLAHILRRPIIIVSDTMLRDANGEAFAPISFGGIYLPLENPYRRDCEISPLVLTFDTAHFSALVPMEQDVVDYEGQEENQSSLPVVIPITDCDHKLLTVQFAVDPGPAWQWSSKPSSHAEKTYTLSASDKLRLLDKYMNLVKIPIKNKWGEDSSEQSSPRSSPRSSNGLKIPSSSQIRQGSFGRKLKHFTKLEKSKNGSSSAGVRNSSGPVSLAELEDPSIIVGARLNERRHQLQDEMIKNYIDKAKERFEEECQSKTLQREEDRQRRENLTGSHQNTRVSPPADWNESYSNSREAYHSNPAPQTLSQNYPRQNQGYVNRQPSPEPIRRSNPQPTHLNSYQTPLTQTMSNPVPQSHRAQHPQYHPPVTNSTSFQVRPLGYQQGYQQGYQMDAPVESTVLVNKVNVMPQRQVPINRQQGFEERSGGVTRITQGIQQRQPTSVYQQSPPQQPTMLPLVARSAQVVSQQPYHSTTMASLSLQPTPTGSRSPQSPNSPQLPRSPQLPRSPQSPQRPLSAHVPQSSQAPSLLPPSKDSPKLAKKDTGKKSKGLFGTTGKSKSKGTRPCKNKGCDFYGTESTDYLCSQCYDVKKNLKPGRK; the protein is encoded by the exons GGAAGCAATGGAATCTTGTTGCAGCCATGGAGGACTACATGCAACTAACAAGCAACAACGCCCCAGCATCTTCCAGGATCACTCCTCAAAAGCCTTCTGCTGCTACCCTACAACACACTGCACAAACAGCTCCTATCGGCCACCAACCCAACCAACAG GAGCAAGCACCACAGAGGAAGTTGGGGCATCAACCATTGGCACCCCTCCCCGAGCTACAAGTGGTACATCCCATGACTTCCTCTACAGTGAGTAATAACAGTGTCGGGTCATTATCCAGTAGTAGCAGCTCGTCTGCAGGAAGGGACACTGAAGACTCGTCGCGCCCGTCGTCAGAACTAAAGTTGTTCATCCCGAAAGCCGGCGAGAAGGATGCGCCGAGGTCACCTGGTC TAAACAAGAAGCTCCAGCGTGGCATCTCAAGGGCCAACTGTGCCCTGGTGGACTTTAGTAGGAAGAAAGTGACTGAAGACGAGCACGACCACTCCCATTTCTTAGTGGACACACCCATGTATACCTTCATCTTACCCGATCTGGCCATGTTCCCTGCGGACTTCAGGGCTTTCATGGAGAAGGATCTACTAGAAATGGCCACAATGGCAAACCTAGAACATGCAG GTCGCTTGAACTGGTGGGCAGACTGCCAGGCCTGCAGCCGTCTCTGGCCAATGGCAACCACAGGGGATGGGAACTGTCTACTTCATGCTGCATCACTTG GTATGTGGGGATTCCATGACAGGCAGTTAACACTCCGTAAGGCCTTGTACCTATTCCTGACAGAGAACCCTCATAGTCAACGAATGGAGAAACTGAAGAGACGATGGCGATGGCAACAGACAGAGGTCAATAATAAG tCTGGTCTTGTATTCTCTGAAGCTGAATGGGAGGAGGAATGGAAAGCTTTACTGCGACTAGCCTCGGCTGAACCTAGAACACCGTTATCCGGTAGCACAAG GAGCTCCTTACCAACGCTGTCCGAAGAGAAGCCCCCCACACCCACAGACCTTGGCGAGGAACTGACCTACGAAAGCCTGGAAGAGTTCCACGTCTTTGTACTGGCACACATCCTCCGCCGGCCCATCATCATCGTCTCGGACACCATGCTGAGGGACGCAAACGGTGAAGCCTTCGCGCCAATCTCCTTCGGTGGGATCTATCTACCACTGGAGAATCCCTACAGAAGAGACTGTGAGATATCGCCGCTGGTCCTGACCTTTGACACGGCACATTTTTCTGCACTGGTCCCCATGGAACAAGATGTGGTTGACTATGAGGGGCAAGAGGAGAACCAGTCTTCACTTCCAG tTGTGATTCCAATCACAGACTGCGATCACAAGTTGCTCACCGTGCAGTTTGCAGTGGATCCCGGCCCAGCATGGCAATGGAGTAGCAAACCCAGCAGCCACGCAGAGAAGACCTACACTCTAAGTGCCTCAGATAAGCTCAGGCTCCTGGACAAGTACATGAATCTAGTCAAGATACCCATCAAAAATAAATGGGGAGAAGATTCATCGGAGCAGTCTTCTCCGAGGTCTTCCCCGAGGTCTTCCAACGGTCTAAAGATCCCTAGCTCCAGCCAGATCCGGCAGGGATCATTCGGCAGGAAACTGAAACACTTTACAAAACTTGAAAAGAGTAAGAATGGAAGCTCCTCTGCGGGGGTTAGGAACAGCAGTGGGCCTGTATCCCTGGCTGAGCTTGAAGACCCTAGCATTATTGTTGGGGCGAGGTTGAACGAACGGCGTCATCAACTACAAGACGAGATGATTAAGAATTACATTGACAAGGCTAAGGAGCGATTTGAAGAGGAATGCCAATCGAAGACACTGCAGAGAGAAGAGGACCGACAAAGGCGTGAAAACCTCACAGGCTCTCATCAGAACACCCGTGTATCGCCTCCTGCTGATTGGAATGAGTCTTACTCTAACAGCAGAGAAGCTTATCATAGTAACCCAGCACCCCAGACGCTGTCCCAAAACTACCCAAGGCAGAACCAGGGTTACGTGAATAGGCAACCGAGCCCTGAGCCTATCCGACGATCCAACCCACAGCCAACCCATCTGAATAGTTACCAGACTCCCTTGACACAGACAATGAGTAATCCTGTGCCACAGTCACACAGGGCTCAACATCCACAGTACCATCCGCCTGTAaccaactcaacaagcttccagGTTAGACCGTTGGGATACCAGCAAGGCTACCAGCAAGGCTACCAGATGGACGCCCCGGTTGAGTCAACAGTGCTAGTTAATAAGGTAAATGTCATGCCACAACGTCAAGTCCCGATCAACAGGCAACAAGGGTTTGAGGAAAGATCTGGTGGCGTGACACGCATCACACAGGGTATTCAGCAACGTCAGCCTACAAGCGTGTACCAGCAATCACCACCACAACAACCCACTATGCTACCACTGGTCGCTAGATCCGCCCAGGTGGTGTCGCAGCAACCTTATCACTCTACCACTATGGCGTCGCTGTCGCTGCAACCCACACCAACTGGTTCAAGGTCGCCCCAATCGCCCAATTCACCCCAGTTGCCCCGTTCACCCCAGTTGCCCCGTTCACCCCAGTCGCCCCAGAGACCCCTCTCCGCTCATGTGCCTCAATCCAGTCAAGCCCCCTCTTTGCTTCCTCCATCAAAGGACTCCCCAAAGCTGGCTAAAAAGGATACCGGCAAAAAGTCAAAGGGACTCTTTGGAACAACAGGTAAAAGTAAGTCAAAGGGTACAAGGCCCTGCAAGAATAAAGGCTGTGATTTCTATGGTACAGAAAGCACTGACTATCTTTGTTCCCAGTGTTATGATGTTAAGAAGAATTTAAAACCTGGCAGGAAATGA